A window of Theropithecus gelada isolate Dixy chromosome 14, Tgel_1.0, whole genome shotgun sequence contains these coding sequences:
- the APOA1 gene encoding apolipoprotein A-I isoform X3, with protein MSKDLEEVKAKVQPYLDDFQKKWQEEMELYRQKVEPLRAELHEGTRQKLHELHEKLSPLGEEVRDRARAHVDALRTHLAPYSDELRQRLAARLEALKENGGARLAEYHAKASEHLSTLSEKAKPALEDLRQGLLPVLESFKVSFLSALEEYTKKLSTQ; from the coding sequence atgagCAAGGATCTGGAGGAGGTGAAGGCCAAGGTGCAGCCCTACCTGGACGACTTCCAGAAGAAGTGGCAGGAGGAGATGGAGCTCTACCGCCAGAAGGTGGAGCCGCTGCGCGCGGAGCTCCACGAGGGCACGCGCCAGAAGCTGCACGAGCTGCACGAGAAACTGAGCCCGCTGGGGGAGGAGGTGCGCGACCGCGCGCGCGCCCACGTGGACGCGCTGCGCACGCATCTGGCCCCCTACAGCGATGAGCTGCGCCAGCGCCTGGCCGCGCGCCTTGAGGCGCTCAAGGAGAACGGCGGCGCCCGCCTGGCCGAGTACCACGCCAAGGCCAGCGAGCATCTGAGCACGCTCAGCGAGAAGGCCAAGCCCGCGCTCGAGGACCTCCGCCAGGGCCTGCTGCCCGTGCTGGAGAGCTTCAAGGTCAGCTTCCTGAGCGCTCTCGAGGAGTACACTAAGAAGCTCAGCACCCAGTGA
- the APOA1 gene encoding apolipoprotein A-I isoform X2, whose translation MSGGARGFCMLEAPHSTRPFFSSRSPTALQDESYGADLGRALPDGLKLLDNWDSVTSTVSKLREQLGPVTQEFWDNLEKETEGLRQEMSKDLEEVKAKVQPYLDDFQKKWQEEMELYRQKVEPLRAELHEGTRQKLHELHEKLSPLGEEVRDRARAHVDALRTHLAPYSDELRQRLAARLEALKENGGARLAEYHAKASEHLSTLSEKAKPALEDLRQGLLPVLESFKVSFLSALEEYTKKLSTQ comes from the exons ATGAGTGGGGGAGCACGGGGCTTCTGCATGCTAGAGGCCCCCCACTCAACCAGGCCCTTCTTCTCCTCCAGGTCCCCCACGGCCCTTCAGGATGAAAGCTACGGTGCTGACCTTGGCCGTGCTCTTCCTGACGG CCTAAAGCTCCTGGACAACTGGGACAGCGTGACCTCCACCGTCAGCAAGCTGCGCGAACAGCTCGGCCCGGTGACCCAGGAGTTCTGGGATAACCTGGAAAAGGAGACagagggcctgaggcaggagatgagCAAGGATCTGGAGGAGGTGAAGGCCAAGGTGCAGCCCTACCTGGACGACTTCCAGAAGAAGTGGCAGGAGGAGATGGAGCTCTACCGCCAGAAGGTGGAGCCGCTGCGCGCGGAGCTCCACGAGGGCACGCGCCAGAAGCTGCACGAGCTGCACGAGAAACTGAGCCCGCTGGGGGAGGAGGTGCGCGACCGCGCGCGCGCCCACGTGGACGCGCTGCGCACGCATCTGGCCCCCTACAGCGATGAGCTGCGCCAGCGCCTGGCCGCGCGCCTTGAGGCGCTCAAGGAGAACGGCGGCGCCCGCCTGGCCGAGTACCACGCCAAGGCCAGCGAGCATCTGAGCACGCTCAGCGAGAAGGCCAAGCCCGCGCTCGAGGACCTCCGCCAGGGCCTGCTGCCCGTGCTGGAGAGCTTCAAGGTCAGCTTCCTGAGCGCTCTCGAGGAGTACACTAAGAAGCTCAGCACCCAGTGA
- the APOA1 gene encoding apolipoprotein A-I isoform X1, protein MKATVLTLAVLFLTGSQARHFWQQDEPPQTPWDRVKDLVTVYVEALKDSGKDYVSQFEGSALGKQLNLKLLDNWDSVTSTVSKLREQLGPVTQEFWDNLEKETEGLRQEMSKDLEEVKAKVQPYLDDFQKKWQEEMELYRQKVEPLRAELHEGTRQKLHELHEKLSPLGEEVRDRARAHVDALRTHLAPYSDELRQRLAARLEALKENGGARLAEYHAKASEHLSTLSEKAKPALEDLRQGLLPVLESFKVSFLSALEEYTKKLSTQ, encoded by the exons ATGAAAGCTACGGTGCTGACCTTGGCCGTGCTCTTCCTGACGG gGAGCCAGGCTCGGCATTTCTGGCAGCAAGATGAACCCCCACAGACCCCCTGGGATCGAGTGAAGGACCTGGTCACTGTGTACGTGGAAGCACTCAAAGACAGCGGCAAAGACTATGTGTCCCAGTTTGAAGGCTCCGCCTTGGGAAAACAGCTAAA CCTAAAGCTCCTGGACAACTGGGACAGCGTGACCTCCACCGTCAGCAAGCTGCGCGAACAGCTCGGCCCGGTGACCCAGGAGTTCTGGGATAACCTGGAAAAGGAGACagagggcctgaggcaggagatgagCAAGGATCTGGAGGAGGTGAAGGCCAAGGTGCAGCCCTACCTGGACGACTTCCAGAAGAAGTGGCAGGAGGAGATGGAGCTCTACCGCCAGAAGGTGGAGCCGCTGCGCGCGGAGCTCCACGAGGGCACGCGCCAGAAGCTGCACGAGCTGCACGAGAAACTGAGCCCGCTGGGGGAGGAGGTGCGCGACCGCGCGCGCGCCCACGTGGACGCGCTGCGCACGCATCTGGCCCCCTACAGCGATGAGCTGCGCCAGCGCCTGGCCGCGCGCCTTGAGGCGCTCAAGGAGAACGGCGGCGCCCGCCTGGCCGAGTACCACGCCAAGGCCAGCGAGCATCTGAGCACGCTCAGCGAGAAGGCCAAGCCCGCGCTCGAGGACCTCCGCCAGGGCCTGCTGCCCGTGCTGGAGAGCTTCAAGGTCAGCTTCCTGAGCGCTCTCGAGGAGTACACTAAGAAGCTCAGCACCCAGTGA